The DNA region TGCATTTTTGGGAACTAAATGATGTTTTTGTCTTATCTCTGATAGTAAAAGCTGAGTATAATGATCAGGGTCAGGGATTTTTCCTATCTCGAACTTAGCAAAGTCACAGTATGGACAAATCTGAAGACAATAGGGAATATGAATGTAGATTCCAAACCTGTTTGGCTTCATAAAAACTCAAAGGAATTAAAATGGTTCAAAAATTTCTTCTCTCAAACAAATTGAAAGTTCTCCTCGTAGAAAACCATAAAGCTCCGGTGGTGACAATACAAACTTGGGTAAAGACGGGCAGTGCTGATGAGGTCACAGGCCAAGAAGGATTAAGTCATTTTATAGAACACTTGCTCTTTAAAGGGACTAAAAAATACAAGGTCGGTGAAGTTGCAAAACTCATCGAGGGAGCTGGGGGCGAGCTCAACGCCTACACATCTTTTGATCAAACAGTATTTTACATGACTCTTTCTAGCCAATTTGTGGATCTAGGATTAGATGCTATGAGTGAGATGGTGGGAAGACCTCTCTTTGATAAAATTGAAGTGGATAATGAAAGAGAAGTCGTGATCGAAGAAATCAAGCGGTCAAACGATAGCCCTTCTCGCAAATCAAGCCGTTTACTTTTTGAGAGTGTTTACAAAAACTATCCATATAGCAGACCGGTGATTGGCTATGATCATATCGTAAACAATACTCCCGTAGAAAAAATTAAAAAACTTTTTCACGATAGATATTGTCCAGAGAATATGTATCTTTTGATTGTGGGCGATTTTAACTCAGCAGATTTGAAAAAGAAAATCAAAGCTCAGTTCTCAGATCTAAAAGGTAAATTAAAAATTGTCAAAAGACCAAAAGAGCCTGCGCAAACGGAAGCTATCATTGCGGTGGAGAAATCAACATTCAATGAGAGTTATTTAAATATCGCTTGGAAAACTTTAAATGCTTCAAAAGATGAATTGATAGGCCTTGATCTTCTTTCATATATTTTATCTTATGGGGACAACACAAGATTGATCCAATCGTTAAGGTTGAAAAATCCTCTTGTAAATGAGATTGGCGCTTCGCAATTTTCTTCGATCGGACCAGGATTTTTTTCTATCACAGCTTACTTAGACTATAAAAATCTTGAAGCAACTCTTGATGAAACTGCAAATGAACTGGCATATCTTATAGCAGAGGAACCCTTTGCAGAGGAATTAAAGAAAGCAATTACGCAACTTGAAAGCACAGAATACTACCATGAAACCATGGACTCTATTGCGCGAAAAGTGGGTAACAACCAGTTTTTGTACAATGATCCTAATCACTTTCAAATTTATTTGAAAAAAATGAAATCAATGAAGCCAGAATATCTATCAAAGCTTGCAAAGAAATATTTTTCTGCCGAGAACATGACTTTGACGCTGGTCTATCCTGAAAAAGAAAAAGATCCAACGGCTCTTCTCTCTACTTGGGTAGAAGATTATAAGACAACATTTGACTCTTTTAAGGCTGAGAAAATTTTAAAAAGCAAAAATCCAGTCAAGCAAGAATCTTTGGAGTTTAAGAAAAATAAAATTATCCATAAATCGACAGATCTAAAAGTTATCGAGCACAAGAGCGGCGCGAAGATTTTCTTCCAGCCAATTGAAGGTACTCACGTTGTGAGCGCCCGAACAGGATTCCTAGGTGGATTAAGGGCCGATCCAAAAAATAAAATTGGAACCTCGGAATTGATTTCTAAAACGTGGTTGTCCGGAACGAAAACCAAGACTGAATCTCAAATTTCAGATATCTTAGAAACAAACGCAGCTCATATGAGTCCGTATTCTGGAAGAAACTCTTTTGGCCTTCATTTCCAAATGTTAAATCAGGTGGAAAGTAAGATTGGAAATCTTTTGGAAGATGTCATAATCAACTCAGCCTTTCCTGCTACAGAGTTTGAAAGAGAAAAAGAAATATTAACCCACCAATTAAAAACTCTAAATGATCACCCGTCTTCATTGGTGTTCATGGATTTCATGAAGTGTCTTTATGGAGAACATCCTTATTCAAATGAAACTTACGGAACTCTGGAAACATTATCTAAAATAGGCCAGCAAGATCTATCAAAACTAGTGGATACCTATGTGAATCCTAAAAATTTCACAGCATGTGTCGCAGGGGGTTTTGATGAAAACTACTGGATGGATTTATTTGATAAAATGATTTCAAAAATGAATCGTGGAGAGAGATTCGAGAAGAAATTTGAGCACGACACAATTATGCAAGATCAGAAAACGTTTAAAGTTTTGGATAAAGAACAATCGCATATTGTTTACGGTTTCAAAGGTCTTTCAATGTACGATGAGAGACGCCACGCTCTTACCGTGATGCAAACAATTCTTTCAGGCCAAGGTGGACGTCTTTTTATGAACTTAAGAGACAAGGCTTCTCTTGCGTACTCGGTTTCGCCAGTTCGTATGGATGGAATCGAAACAGGTTACTTCGGAGCCTACATCGGATGTTCACCAAACAAGGGTAAAAAAGCTTTAGAAATGATGAAGGTCGAATTCGATACTTTAATGGATAAAAAAATCCCCCAAGAAGAATTAGATAGAGCTAAGCAAAATATCATTGGTAAGCACGATATTGGAACTCAGAAGACTAGCAATGTGAGTTCATTGGTATTGTTTGACGAAATTTACGGAATTCCCCATAAGACTCCAAAGGAATTCGCAGAAAGAATTAAAAGCATCACTGCAAATGATATTCAAAAACTTGCGCAGCATTTATTTTCACAACATAGTGTCAAAAGTGCTGTGGGCCCAGAATGTCCATGGTGACCCGCAGTTCCATGTTTTTGTATGTGAGAATTCCCTTGGTCTAAGTACCCCGGTGTGATTTATTTCAGCACTCAGTACTGCTCTAAAGTACAGCTCTGAAAGCATTGTGGGGGAAAATGAAAATAAAATTAATTTTTACAGGTTTCTTTATTTTACTCAGCACCATGGGGTGGGCGAGAGAAGAAATCACTTTTGAAGACGACAAGCAATTTTTATTAATAGGCCATGATCTTTGGCAATACGAAGTGGATGAGGTTGAGACAAAAACGACATCAGAATTTATTCAAAGAAGTAAAGTCATCTACGAGAAATATCGCACTGGAGAAATGTCATTTAAAAATTTTAAACATACAGAAATGGGTGTTGAAAGCTTTTTATTCCTGTTAGAGGAAACATTTAAAATTTATGAAGCAGCCGAAGCAAACTCAAAAACTTTAGAAGATTTTCATGAAATCATAAATCGTCAATTTATTGGACTTCGCCAAGCGATTATAGACAGCTTTTCACATGAAGACTTGAGAAAAAATATTCCACAAGCAACTTTAGCTGCGGTGAATGACATTTTGAATAACGGCAGTAGTGAGGGCACAGGCTCAGAATTACAGTTTGTTTATCTCTTTATCTATAGCTGGGAAGATATCCTAGTAAAGAAAGAGGCTGAGTCTCCAGTTCAATCGGGGTCGGAATATGTTGCGCGCTCCATAGCTGCTCTTGAAGAAGTAGAAAAGAAAATAAATGCTCCTTCAGAACGATCAATGGAGACAGCGGTATTTTCTACGAAGCATCTTATAGAAGTATTAAAAGCATCCGCTCAATGCGCAAAAGATCTACCAGATTTTTGGAATCTAGCAAATACCTACCTTGTAGGTATTAACGAAGCCATCGAAGAAGGATTGGTGAAAGACAAATCGTTAAAGCGAATTGAAGAGAAAGTAAAAGCCGCTACGGAAAAAGCTCTGGAAAATATAGGACAGAGTCATCTGCAGTGCAGTTACTGATCGACTCTTATTAATTCTTATAGCTTTTATAAATAAATTTTTTTTGAAAATCTCGATTTGGTCGAGGTTTTCTCATTTTGACACACAGAAAGTTTTATTTCCTCTATAATCACCTTACATATACTCCGAAAAGATATGTAAGGACTTGATATTATGAGCGAGAAGAAAATTAATTTTTTAGTCTCTACAAAAGATTTTTTCAACGATGTTGTTCAAGAGGCAATTGTCGCAAGAAAAATGAGTACATTTCCTTTGGCTCAAAACTATCTGGTTTCTATTCTTGAAAACTACATCCACACCAATAATCTTTTCGACACACACTCTGAGAACGGAAAGAAGACCAGAGACACACTTGCCGAGACCTTCTTAAAAGCACAAAACTCAAATCCAACGGTGAAAATAGAATTGCTGAAAAAATTAGGTGATGTTTCTCTGTATGTGAGCGGTTTTTTTGCAGATTCGCTTTCTAGAAAGATCGTGGAT from Bdellovibrionota bacterium includes:
- a CDS encoding pitrilysin family protein encodes the protein MVQKFLLSNKLKVLLVENHKAPVVTIQTWVKTGSADEVTGQEGLSHFIEHLLFKGTKKYKVGEVAKLIEGAGGELNAYTSFDQTVFYMTLSSQFVDLGLDAMSEMVGRPLFDKIEVDNEREVVIEEIKRSNDSPSRKSSRLLFESVYKNYPYSRPVIGYDHIVNNTPVEKIKKLFHDRYCPENMYLLIVGDFNSADLKKKIKAQFSDLKGKLKIVKRPKEPAQTEAIIAVEKSTFNESYLNIAWKTLNASKDELIGLDLLSYILSYGDNTRLIQSLRLKNPLVNEIGASQFSSIGPGFFSITAYLDYKNLEATLDETANELAYLIAEEPFAEELKKAITQLESTEYYHETMDSIARKVGNNQFLYNDPNHFQIYLKKMKSMKPEYLSKLAKKYFSAENMTLTLVYPEKEKDPTALLSTWVEDYKTTFDSFKAEKILKSKNPVKQESLEFKKNKIIHKSTDLKVIEHKSGAKIFFQPIEGTHVVSARTGFLGGLRADPKNKIGTSELISKTWLSGTKTKTESQISDILETNAAHMSPYSGRNSFGLHFQMLNQVESKIGNLLEDVIINSAFPATEFEREKEILTHQLKTLNDHPSSLVFMDFMKCLYGEHPYSNETYGTLETLSKIGQQDLSKLVDTYVNPKNFTACVAGGFDENYWMDLFDKMISKMNRGERFEKKFEHDTIMQDQKTFKVLDKEQSHIVYGFKGLSMYDERRHALTVMQTILSGQGGRLFMNLRDKASLAYSVSPVRMDGIETGYFGAYIGCSPNKGKKALEMMKVEFDTLMDKKIPQEELDRAKQNIIGKHDIGTQKTSNVSSLVLFDEIYGIPHKTPKEFAERIKSITANDIQKLAQHLFSQHSVKSAVGPECPW